The sequence TCTCCTCTTGGCAAGCACTGCAGTGATAGGAGCGTACATAGGGGCATGGATGACGAGTTATATAAGTGCAAGCCAGTTAAAGGTCATTTTTGGTGTAGTCCTATTCCTTGTGGCAATAAGGCTTTACCGCAAAAAGAGCAAAGAGCCACATGAAGTAGATTTGAGCCAGATAAAGCTGGATTATAAAATAGTGCCTATCGGAGGATTCATAGCAGGAATAGCAAGCGGGTTGCTTGGTATAGGCGGCGGAGCGATAAACGTTCCTTTCCTAACCTACATGGGACTGCCGATACACTATGCCGTGGCAACTTCAAGCTTTGCCATAGTATTTACTGCTACAAGTGGGGCTTTTAAACACTATATGCTCGGGAACGTTGAAGTTGAGTGGCTAATACTACTTGTACCGGGGTTGATAGTTGGGGCTCAGTTAGGGGCAAAGATAGCGAAAAGAACCAAGGCAAGCAACCTAACAAAAGCTTTCGCTGTTGTGATGGCATTCTTAGCCCTCAGAATGATCCTCAAAGGACTTGGCTACCCAGTTCCTTGAGTTTTTGTTATTAACTTTTTTAGGAGAAAAAGAGATTTAAAGTGATTTTGCGAACTTTTTTCATGATCGAGTATCTCGTCGATTTCATCATTGGGTTTGCAATAGGGACAATAGCTGGACTTTTTGGAGTCGGTGGTGGGTTTCTTATAGTTCCAACGCTTACTTTTATAGGATTACCTATTCATACTGCAATTGGGACAAGTCTTGCCTGCATAGCAATTAGTTCTCTTGCTTCCGCTTATACCCACATTAAAAAGAGAAAAGTTCTTTTTAAAGTGGTGGTAATTAAAGAGGCATTTTCAATGCCAGCCGCACTAATTGGGGCCCATGTGACAACATTTTTACACGAATCCCTCCTAAGAGGAATGTTCTCAATGCTGTTGTTCTACCTGGCATATAAGATGGCCACAACTCCCTCAAAACCCCATCATGGGGAAAGCCTCAAAATAAACTACAAGAATGTTCCCATAGTGGGTGTACTTTCAGGTTTTGTATCCGGTCTGCTTGGAATAAGCGGAGGGATTTTAAACGTCCCCCTTTTTCATGTTCTTGTTGATATACCCGTAAGGTACTCTATCGGGACATCTAGTGTGGCACTATTTTTCACAGCTCTCGCTGGAACTTATGGACATCTTAAGGCAGGAAATGTGAACATTGAAACGGCACTTCTTTTAGCTCCAGGGCTGGTAATAGGAGCATACCTAGGGGCGAGAAGTGCCCACACTTTGCATCCAGAGAAACTAAAACGCTGGTTTGCTCTTATACTCATTTTGATTGGAGTTAAAATGTTAATTTAGCCCTTAAATTTATTAACTTCTTCCCCATAATTAAAAAAGAGCTTTGGAACAGCTTGAAACCTTCGTTTCACCGGGTTCCTAAAGTATGTCAAGATCATATTAACGATGGTGAGAGTGATGAAGTTTAGTGCTCTCGGGATCATCCTTGTTTTAATAGGCGGACTAATCCCTATTAGCATTGCCCAAAACCAAAGCAACGGCCAATATCTAGAGGAGCAGAGCAACGAGAGTATGGCAGGAGAGCTAATAGCTCAGCTGACCAAACTCAGCGAATTTGTAGAATCAAGGATAAGACCCATAAAGGATAAGCTGCCCCAGAATACTTTAGAGAACTACAAAAAAGCCGAAGACCTCAGAGAAAAAGCTTCTCTAGAATATCAGAATGGAGAGTATCAAAATGCGATCCGGGATGCCTTATTGGCTATGAAATATTATAAAGAAATTCTCAGGGGATTAAAAGAAACGGAAAGTACAGAAATGTTGAGAGAGCAGATGAATGAGGAAGCCGAGAGGATTATTGCATCTTTCTCCTACGTAGAGAAGGTCATAAAAGTGGCTGAAAAGGAAGGAGTTAACACGGAGGGGCTGATAAAAGCCTACAAGGAGACCAAAGATGCTTATAGAACTGTCCTTGAAGCCTTAAAAGCAAAAAAGATAGAAGATGCGAAAAGAAACATGGAAATTGCTAGAATGAAAAGGGCTGAACTCAATAGAGAACTAGAAAAAGTGCTCAGAGAACTCGCTTCGAGGAATGCTGAAAGGATCGTTAATTCTTTCTTGGTAAAGACCAAGCAGGGTATTGCAGCTGCTGAGGTAATGGTAGAAAACGCAAAAACAAGGGGAATGAATGTGGAAGAGGCCGAGCAGAGCATAGAGAGGATAA comes from Thermococcus litoralis DSM 5473 and encodes:
- a CDS encoding sulfite exporter TauE/SafE family protein, giving the protein MLKYVGYFGVGVFIGILAALFGLGGGFLIVPTLNLLGVEIHHAVGTSSAAVVFTSLSSAIAYHRQRRIHYKAGLLLASTAVIGAYIGAWMTSYISASQLKVIFGVVLFLVAIRLYRKKSKEPHEVDLSQIKLDYKIVPIGGFIAGIASGLLGIGGGAINVPFLTYMGLPIHYAVATSSFAIVFTATSGAFKHYMLGNVEVEWLILLVPGLIVGAQLGAKIAKRTKASNLTKAFAVVMAFLALRMILKGLGYPVP
- a CDS encoding sulfite exporter TauE/SafE family protein, whose protein sequence is MIEYLVDFIIGFAIGTIAGLFGVGGGFLIVPTLTFIGLPIHTAIGTSLACIAISSLASAYTHIKKRKVLFKVVVIKEAFSMPAALIGAHVTTFLHESLLRGMFSMLLFYLAYKMATTPSKPHHGESLKINYKNVPIVGVLSGFVSGLLGISGGILNVPLFHVLVDIPVRYSIGTSSVALFFTALAGTYGHLKAGNVNIETALLLAPGLVIGAYLGARSAHTLHPEKLKRWFALILILIGVKMLI
- a CDS encoding coiled-coil domain-containing protein; protein product: MKFSALGIILVLIGGLIPISIAQNQSNGQYLEEQSNESMAGELIAQLTKLSEFVESRIRPIKDKLPQNTLENYKKAEDLREKASLEYQNGEYQNAIRDALLAMKYYKEILRGLKETESTEMLREQMNEEAERIIASFSYVEKVIKVAEKEGVNTEGLIKAYKETKDAYRTVLEALKAKKIEDAKRNMEIARMKRAELNRELEKVLRELASRNAERIVNSFLVKTKQGIAAAEVMVENAKTRGMNVEEAEQSIERIKNIYIKVESLAKEGKWIEALGVIRENSHQIQKFFRTIERVRRESMNIKETLEELRERIKKDTTAIAILKKKGINTARAEVQLKGAVNELSAAIVSLKRNDISNAIVHIQRAERLLAEVEEFIRANS